CACGCTGATCTGCTGCTGGGGATCCGCCGTCAGCCCCGGCACGCACTGCAGGGTGCCCCCCACCAGCTGACAACCGGGAAGCATGTCCTGGGCCCTGGCCGGCCAACCGGCGCAGGCCAGCAGAGCCAGGCCCGAGAGGGCCAGCGGAGTCAAGGGGCGAAAACGGCGCATCGATCGAGGATCAACCGAGGCGATCTTCGCCCATCTCGTGTTCTGACCCTTGCCTGAGGGCGCTCAGCAGGGCCTCCACCCTGGCCAGGTCCTTGTCGCCGGGGGAGCGCTCCACGGCGCTGGAGGCATCGAAGCCATCGGGCCGCAGCTGTTGCAACAGCCCAGGGAGGCGCTCCGGGGATACTCCGCCCGCCAGCCACCAGGGCAGGGGGGGGGTGAAATCACGCAGCCAGGCCACCGGAATCGCCTGGCCCGTGCCCCCCAGTTGATCGGGCACCCAGGCATCGAGCACCAGCGCCTCCACGGCGCCTTCGTAGGCCAGGGCCCGATCCAGATCAGCCGCCGAGCGCACCCGCAGGGCCTTCCAGATCGGGCAGCCGAGGCGCTCGCGCAGCTCGGCGCAGAACGCCGGACTTTCCTCGCCGTGCAGTTGCAGCGCCTGATGCCCACGGCCTGGACGCAGCTCATCGAGGGCGGCGGAATCTGGATCCGCCACCACCAGCACGCGCAGCACCGATGGGTTGGCGGCCGCCACCGCCGCATACAGGGCGGGACGCAGGGCCGCCTCCAGGAAGCGCGGGGTGCCAGCGACGCCGATCACACCGATCGCATCGACCCCGAGCCGAGCCACCGCCGCCGCCTGCTCGGGCCGCCGCAGGCCGCAAATCTTGAGTCGAGGCGCCGGCAAGGGAGGTCGATCGGGGCACAGGACCTTTCTAGGATCAGTCCCATGGGGCCCTGCGCGAGCGGGGCATCGCCGAGGCAGATCGCGTGGGTGAGGGCTGGCAGCTGATGACGATCCGGGGGATCCCCCTGCGCATCCATCCCAGCTGGTTCGTGATCCTGGCCCTGGCCACCCTGGGCTTCCAGGAGCGCTACGGCCAGGAGCTGGCCGGGTCCGCCAGCGCCGGGAGCCTCTGGGTGCTGGCCTTCCTGACGGCGCTGCTGCTGTTCGTCTCGGTGCTGCTGCATGAACTGGGGCATTCCTTCGTGGCGATGGCCCAGGGGGTGAAGGTGCGCAGCATCACGCTGTTTTTGCTGGGGGGCGTGGCCAGCGTCGAGCGGGAATCGACCACTCCCTGGGGGGCCTTGGTGGTGGCGGTGGCCGGGCCCGTTGTCAGCCTGCTGTTGGCGGCTGGGCTGATCGCCTCCACCCACCTGCTGGCCCATGTTTCCCCCCTGCTGGGGGCCATGGCCGCTGAGCTGGGGGTTCTGAATCTGGTGCTGGGGCTGTTCAACCTGCTGCCCGGTCTGCCTCTCGATGGCGGATTGATCGTCAAGGCGCTGGTCTGGCAGGCCACCGGCAGCCAGCGCAAGGGCGTGAAGGTGGCGGTCGGC
Above is a genomic segment from Cyanobium sp. ATX 6F1 containing:
- a CDS encoding phosphoribosylanthranilate isomerase; protein product: MPAPRLKICGLRRPEQAAAVARLGVDAIGVIGVAGTPRFLEAALRPALYAAVAAANPSVLRVLVVADPDSAALDELRPGRGHQALQLHGEESPAFCAELRERLGCPIWKALRVRSAADLDRALAYEGAVEALVLDAWVPDQLGGTGQAIPVAWLRDFTPPLPWWLAGGVSPERLPGLLQQLRPDGFDASSAVERSPGDKDLARVEALLSALRQGSEHEMGEDRLG